The following coding sequences lie in one Paraburkholderia largidicola genomic window:
- a CDS encoding Gfo/Idh/MocA family protein: MIENIRWALIGASTIADEWMVNAIRSQPAGEIATVVSGSAERAREFAKKYAIPSHSADLDAVLADPSITAVYISSTNEKHLPQVLAAAKAGKHVLCEKPLALAEDEAAQMIEACASHGVKLGTNHHLRCAATHQKMRELIRAGAIGTPLFVRVFHAVSLPPHLRGWRIERPDAGGGVILDISVHDIDTLRFLLDDEPVEVSAMTSSGAMSTAGLADGVMAIVRFKNGVLAQLHDAFTVPYAPTGIEIHGTAGSLFAKDVMTQRPVGEITLRSAEGTRDIEVEHRDLYCTAVAQFHRSITEGQHPAATGVDGYRSLVAALSLVKSAEAGGHVTVPSRFAE; encoded by the coding sequence ATGATAGAAAACATCCGCTGGGCGCTGATCGGCGCCAGCACGATCGCCGACGAATGGATGGTCAATGCCATCCGCTCGCAGCCAGCCGGTGAGATCGCCACAGTGGTGAGCGGCAGCGCGGAGCGCGCACGCGAGTTTGCTAAAAAGTACGCCATCCCGTCGCACTCTGCAGACCTCGACGCCGTACTCGCCGACCCGTCTATCACGGCCGTCTACATCAGCAGCACCAACGAGAAACATCTGCCGCAAGTGCTCGCGGCGGCAAAAGCCGGCAAGCACGTGCTGTGCGAAAAGCCCCTCGCGCTGGCGGAAGACGAAGCGGCGCAAATGATCGAAGCATGCGCCTCACACGGCGTAAAGCTCGGCACGAACCATCACCTGCGTTGCGCGGCGACGCACCAGAAGATGCGCGAGCTCATTCGCGCTGGCGCGATCGGCACGCCCCTCTTCGTCCGCGTCTTCCATGCGGTCTCGCTGCCGCCGCATCTGCGCGGCTGGCGCATCGAGCGGCCCGATGCGGGCGGCGGCGTGATTCTCGACATCTCCGTTCACGACATTGACACGCTGCGCTTCCTGCTCGACGACGAACCCGTCGAAGTCAGCGCCATGACGTCGTCGGGAGCGATGTCGACGGCGGGACTCGCGGACGGCGTGATGGCGATCGTGCGCTTCAAAAACGGCGTGCTCGCGCAACTCCACGATGCGTTCACCGTGCCTTACGCGCCTACGGGGATCGAGATTCATGGCACGGCGGGTTCGCTGTTCGCGAAGGACGTGATGACGCAGCGCCCGGTCGGCGAAATCACGCTGCGCTCGGCAGAGGGCACGCGAGACATCGAAGTCGAACATCGCGACCTGTATTGCACCGCAGTCGCGCAATTCCATCGCTCGATCACGGAAGGACAGCACCCTGCCGCGACGGGTGTCGACGGTTATCGCTCGCTCGTCGCCGCGCTGTCGCTCGTGAAGTCCGCCGAAGCAGGCGGCCACGTGACGGTGCCATCCCGTTTCGCTGAATAA
- a CDS encoding acyl CoA:acetate/3-ketoacid CoA transferase encodes MRSSKVVSLAHAASLINDDDVVTVSSSSGLGCPDAMLAAIGARFEAEDHPRNLTMLHPIAAGDMYGIKGIDHIAKKGLIHTVIAGSFPSGPSSLPMPDIWHLITDNDIRAYNLPSGVLFDMHREVAAKRPGVLTKVGLDTYVDPDRQGGAMNTQAAGHPIVEKITFAGDEWLHYKNFVPRVAIVRATTADERGNLSFEHEGALLGGRDQALAVRNNGGIVIAQVKRVVKAGSLHTQQVHIPCNLVDYVVVDPEQKQTTQIEYDPEISGEIKLPESAFAFAEWHTDKVIARRAAMELAQNDAVNLGFGISANVPRVLLEEGYRDDVTWVIEQGAVGGVPLLGFAFGCSGNADAIMPSPSQFVYFQGGGFDVSLLSFLQVDRFGNVNVSKLPSKPYLTAGCGGFIDITTHAKRVVFSGYFTAGAKIEVGDGRLKIVKEGKKKFIADVDHVTFSGRMGRLRHQQALYVTERCVIQLGDEGLEVIEIAPGIDLQRDVLDQCDIELGVSPALKTMDVSIFTDAPFGLKLKEARHG; translated from the coding sequence GTGCGTTCCAGCAAGGTTGTTTCATTGGCCCACGCGGCGAGCCTGATCAACGATGACGATGTCGTCACCGTCAGTTCGTCGAGCGGTCTGGGTTGTCCCGATGCAATGCTCGCCGCTATCGGCGCCCGCTTCGAGGCGGAAGATCATCCGCGGAATCTGACGATGCTGCATCCGATCGCCGCCGGCGATATGTACGGCATCAAGGGCATCGATCACATCGCGAAGAAAGGGCTGATTCATACCGTCATCGCCGGGTCGTTTCCGAGCGGCCCATCGAGCCTGCCGATGCCCGACATCTGGCATCTCATCACCGACAACGACATCCGCGCCTACAACCTGCCGAGCGGCGTTCTGTTCGACATGCATCGCGAGGTCGCGGCGAAACGCCCCGGCGTGTTGACCAAGGTCGGCCTCGATACGTATGTCGATCCCGACCGCCAGGGCGGCGCGATGAACACGCAGGCTGCCGGACATCCCATCGTCGAAAAGATCACGTTTGCGGGCGACGAGTGGCTGCACTACAAAAACTTCGTGCCGCGCGTTGCAATCGTGCGCGCAACGACAGCCGATGAACGCGGCAACCTGTCGTTCGAACATGAAGGCGCGCTGCTTGGCGGACGCGATCAGGCGCTGGCCGTGCGCAATAACGGCGGCATCGTGATCGCGCAAGTCAAGCGCGTCGTGAAGGCCGGTTCGCTGCACACGCAGCAGGTGCATATTCCCTGCAATCTCGTCGACTACGTGGTGGTCGATCCCGAGCAGAAACAAACGACGCAAATCGAATACGACCCGGAAATCAGCGGCGAAATAAAGCTGCCCGAAAGCGCATTCGCATTTGCCGAGTGGCACACGGATAAGGTCATCGCGCGGCGAGCGGCCATGGAACTCGCGCAGAACGATGCGGTGAATCTGGGCTTCGGTATTTCCGCAAACGTGCCGCGCGTTCTGCTCGAAGAAGGCTACCGCGACGACGTGACATGGGTCATCGAACAAGGCGCTGTCGGCGGGGTGCCGTTGCTCGGTTTCGCCTTCGGATGCTCGGGCAATGCCGACGCAATCATGCCCTCACCTTCGCAATTCGTGTACTTCCAGGGCGGTGGCTTCGATGTATCGCTGCTGTCGTTCCTGCAAGTGGACCGCTTCGGCAACGTGAACGTGTCGAAGCTACCGAGCAAACCGTATCTCACTGCCGGATGCGGCGGCTTCATCGACATCACGACGCATGCGAAGCGGGTGGTCTTCAGTGGCTATTTCACGGCGGGCGCAAAGATCGAAGTCGGCGATGGCCGTCTGAAGATCGTCAAGGAAGGCAAGAAGAAGTTCATCGCCGATGTGGACCACGTGACGTTCAGCGGACGCATGGGAAGACTGCGCCATCAGCAAGCGCTGTACGTCACGGAACGCTGCGTGATCCAACTCGGCGACGAAGGCCTCGAAGTGATCGAGATCGCGCCCGGCATCGATCTGCAAAGGGATGTACTCGATCAGTGCGATATCGAGTTGGGCGTCTCCCCTGCCCTGAAGACGATGGATGTGTCCATTTTCACGGACGCTCCGTTCGGTCTGAAGCTGAAGGAGGCGCGTCATGGCTGA